A part of Armatimonadota bacterium genomic DNA contains:
- a CDS encoding S8 family serine peptidase: protein DHPDLSGVTVPGYDFFDNDPDPTDPGCPTVAPSQASHGTHVAGTVGALTNNSTGVAGVAWGGASAVKIMPIRVLGENVASGQCGTGTWAAVTQGIVFAAGNGAKVINLSLGGSGASQTLQDAVNYALARGVALVAAAGNDNLNVVMYPAAYPGVIAVSATACNDTKASYSNYGPQIWIAAPGGDFPDCDSDGYPDWVLSTWWSPNFDPGYGYLLGTSMATPHVSGVAALLISRGIVGPDAIRTRLRDTAVDLPPAGWDQFFGYGLVNAAAAVGASNPNNAMRAFSGVVSGSVITRQSDVAIVAATGSFTVTNAQAGTKTVFVWQDFNGNGTVDAEDLYGRMDNVVISPGSTTTGVVVTVRRYVGSPLTVSSVAAAGR from the coding sequence TCGACCACCCCGACCTCTCAGGGGTCACCGTGCCGGGTTACGACTTCTTCGACAACGACCCCGACCCCACGGATCCCGGATGCCCGACCGTGGCTCCCAGTCAGGCCAGTCACGGTACGCACGTGGCCGGCACCGTGGGGGCACTGACGAACAACAGCACGGGCGTGGCGGGGGTAGCCTGGGGAGGCGCTTCGGCGGTGAAAATAATGCCGATCCGGGTGCTGGGGGAGAACGTCGCTAGCGGACAATGTGGCACTGGAACCTGGGCCGCGGTCACTCAAGGTATCGTTTTCGCCGCTGGCAACGGCGCAAAGGTCATAAACCTCAGCTTGGGCGGCTCTGGAGCGTCCCAGACCCTGCAGGACGCCGTCAACTACGCCCTGGCGCGGGGCGTCGCGCTCGTGGCCGCGGCGGGCAACGACAACTTAAACGTGGTAATGTATCCCGCCGCCTACCCCGGGGTCATTGCCGTGAGTGCCACCGCCTGCAACGACACGAAGGCCTCGTACTCCAACTACGGGCCGCAGATCTGGATAGCGGCACCGGGGGGAGATTTCCCCGACTGCGACAGCGACGGCTATCCAGACTGGGTCTTGAGCACGTGGTGGAGTCCCAACTTTGACCCTGGGTATGGCTATCTTTTGGGCACCTCCATGGCTACGCCTCATGTCTCTGGTGTGGCTGCCCTCCTCATCTCCAGGGGCATCGTGGGGCCGGATGCCATCCGCACCCGTCTCCGGGATACGGCTGTAGATCTCCCACCGGCCGGCTGGGATCAGTTCTTCGGCTACGGCCTCGTCAACGCGGCTGCCGCAGTGGGGGCGAGCAACCCCAACAACGCCATGCGCGCGTTCTCGGGCGTGGTGAGCGGCAGCGTCATTACGCGACAGAGCGACGTCGCGATCGTCGCGGCGACCGGAAGCTTCACGGTCACGAACGCCCAAGCGGGGACGAAGACCGTGTTCGTCTGGCAGGACTTCAATGGCAACGGGACCGTGGACGCCGAAGACCTGTACGGGCGTATGGACAACGTGGTCATCAGCCCCGGCTCGACCACCACGGGGGTGGTCGTCACCGTCCGGCGGTATGTGGGGAGTCCTCTTACCGTCAGTTCGGTGGCTGCCGCCGGGCGATGA